ataatataatttatcatttttctaaaaatactttaatttcaattagttagTTTATTATGAGTAACTTTTCAACTTataaactaatttaaaattgaaaacttaaaaattaatagatattaacttattttaaaacactatttaaaataatattttagagtaaattacacttttggtacTCTGACTATAGCAcctctattaatttcaacacttgacttttaaaagtaacaaattagtccattaactatgatttttttaacagatttggtcctcccggccaaatttggccggaaaagtGTAATGGACAAAATCTTGAGggcaatttagtcatttacTCTTCCTCGATATTATTCCATTAGTTCATTAATTTTATTCCTCGAAATTATTATGCTTTACGTAATGCACTTTTGGccggaaaattgcacttttcttcCTCGAAATCGAAATTCTCAAAAATGTAATGAACGTGCTGTGCTTTCCATTAATTAACTATAATAATTCTTCATTGTCAATTCCATTAACGTGCTGTGCTTTCTCTTGAGGGCAATTCCATTAACTATAATTCCACTCATACTCCCTAATCCGGTACCACGCCTTGCACACCAGCGCCGTCGCGTTGCGGTCGCGGCGATCCTTGAGAAAGCACAGCACGTTCTCCAGCACATTCTTCAGGACCTGATCTGGGCACAGGCGCACGTAGTAGTGGTTTCCGGCGTCCCCAAGATCGGAATCAGAAAAAGAAGGCATCGGCGCCTTTTCCTCCGGCGCCATTTCTGAGCAGACATCAGCACTCATTCAAGAAAATTAAatgttcttcttcaattctcccCAGATTCAATGATTCTATCAACAAGATTCCAAAGGGTGCCTGAAAATCTAAAAGTAAATCAAAACCTGCAAATATTCATACCACTACCCAGACAAGAAATGATTTTAAAATCTCATCTTTTTCAGATTATGAGTGGAATTTCGGCGCacgtgagaagaaaagagaagaagaaattaacAATTCCATTGCTGCTTGGGTTTGTCGTCTTCCATGGCTTCCGACGCgcagagaagaaaagaggggaAGAAAATAGGGTAAATGACTAAATTGTCCTCAAGATTTTGTCCATTACacttttccggccaaatttggccggtgatttggccgggaggaccaaatctgttaaaaaatcatagttagtggactaatttgttacttttaaaaatcaagtgttgaaattaatagaggtgctatagtcagaggaccaaaagtgcaatttactcttgtattttaatataatatattattttaaactatttatttttttaccaactaaaacttataacttaaaataatttataagcttttaaaataaattttaccaaacataacCTAAAATGATCCAAAGTGAAGCGCAGCTTGtggtaaaaaaataattacacttATCACGTGCACCGTTTCTCATATTACTATCCTTCCTCTGCAGTCTGTAcgttatatacggagtattcaACTACCCAAAATTATACTCTTCAACTACCGAGgctaatgtaatttttatttatttgtttgtttatttatttatttttataaaatggcTAACTGAAATTCTAAATACTCATGAGATGTGAATGAGATGATGGTTTCTTACAGCTTAATTAGAAATTACAGTTTTACTTGCACGGGCTTAACTCAGTGGTTTAGTAGGTAGTATTTGGAAGAAGAGACCAAGGTTTGAAACACGATTGGAATAGTGTAGGGATTATGTTATTCAAAGTGGGTAGATTCCTTGTGCGCACCGACATTTGGCCATGTATGCTAAACCACTGAGCGACTGTGATTTACCTCCTTCCACATGCTCTGCCGGGGTGAGATGTAGGACCCTTAGGGTTGGTGGTTCAACGGTTTGggtgaagaagaaattaaattagGGATTCAAACCTATCTTGGAAATGTAGTTACCCTAAAATTCATGAACGGATACTTTGCCACCTTAGATCTTACTCAACTAGCTTAGGGTATATGTGGTTAGGAAAAaagacaaacaaacaaacttttgaattatttaaaacaatcaattacggagtatatttttgaACTATAAAAAGTACcataatagattaataatttaaaaaaagtactccgtataataaACACATTTTTACCCGTAGAGTATAGATTATTGTAAGTTATATTGACAACCACAAATTCCACAACAACATAGGAGGACATTATTGTCCTCTACCATGAATGAGGATGTTTGACAGGATATTGATGTTAGACTCAATCTTTCAAGCATTTACCCAACACCCAGTACAAGTCACGATGtcatatgtatttctttgaTAATCATAGTTGTCCAACAATGCATGGTTTCTACCTCCATTGTACATGTGCATGAGATAGATGACCATGTTTTTtaagattatttatttaattaaagaaaatagttttaaaaaattaaaatagtatacATGACGTTTATGTAtgcaattaaaattattacatataGAGATCACATTGAGAACCAACTCTAATTAAATAACTTGAATATCAAAAGTGTAAAAAGTACAATAATTGAGTACGTGaacaaaagttaaaattaacaCCTTTGTAGTTCTTCTCAATTAgtttttctttatcttttttttttttaaatgttcaatACTTCAATATGAAAAGTACAATACTATTAATTGACAAATCAATATATTCATTCAATCAAATAATCAACAATGTTATTAAATACACCTAATGTGAAAATTGAATACACTTACCTGTTAGGCGGCAGCTCAAATAGTGGAGTACAGCATCTAGTTATCGAAATGTGCCGCATACTGAGTTACTTCTAAGcaattataaggaaataaagatgcgtcttcgctactagctataacttttattataatggtaagcgcttgattctgtaaattaatatcaaagTCGGTCACACATTCGAATAATTTATGGTTTAGTTGTTATTTTCTCTGTAGTTTGGTTTGGGAGTTtactttttactatttattaatttggTATTCGTGGTTAACTTTGGCTTTAGTCTTTGGTTTGGTTTTTAAGATTTATCAACAAATATACAAAGGTAATTTTGCTAGCTACAATCTATATCGTTGAAAGTTGCATTCTATGACACTTTAAAgttgaaataatttacaaatatgtcaccatataatttttttcttctatttacttATAATCTGTTAGATCTTTTCAGATAAACAACTCTGATTGATTCCTAATTCTCTCTTACTGAGTAATTATCCCCAGAGTATGCCCATATATaattaaaggcaaaaacttgtgtgagatccgtgagacgagtcATGTCaaaatcaaatgtaatacttatattgaaaaatataatactaataagggATAAAATGCTTATTACTCATATGGAGAAGTgtaataatacttttgaagaaaaaatgtatacttttacattttgatttaaaattattatattttactaaaagtattatatttaagtaGCAAACACTTGCCAATATTActtagaaaatgtaatacttttattacttttaaaaatgtaaaagtattaaaattttccttataagtaacaaacattttatttttaattagtactaaaattttcagtataagtattacattttcatattgatctAACTTGAACCATCTCACGGGTAAGAATGCGCGAGATGATCTCACATGACccataattaaacaattaataaacaTGGAAAGTCGTTGGGATTGATCTTATTCAGTAAGAAAAATTTGTGGCCCCCTTAAGATATTTTCAACTGTGGAAAATCTTGAGTGTCGGTAATAATGGCGTCCAGCACAACATCAATTTTAGGGGGCAATTTAGTAGTATCAAACTATAATGATAATGACTTTACCACTGATCTTTCCAATATCATTTTCAAGTATACCAGACTTGACGAATTCCAATTCAGCTGTTACACTAGACGTGATGATCCTGCCcggttattaaaaaaaaaaaactatttattttCGCAGATTACTTTGAGTTGTTCGACCTTGCAATGAGTTAATAGAGAATATAGTCCGCACAGACAACTCAGTTAGTACTCACCTAATAAATTATGAGCGAGAATACATAATTGTGCATTGACAGTTGCAGTTTAGAGTTACACCTAATGTGATGGACTCATTGTGGGTATCCTCGCATCTAAGAGGTCATCACTGTGAGTTATCCCTCCACCATCTTGTTAGGCCGGCCGGGTGAGGGATCCCTGAGAAATGACAGACTCGAAAGGATtttcttattaataaaaattcgAATATCAAAATTCTCTCGTCCACATATATTGTCATTCAGTCCATAAAAATGTTTGCCTCGATCTCCCATAACATGCTAGATTTGACAACTCTAGTCTCTTATTAACAATTCCCAAATGGTGTTAATGAGTTGCAATTGTGCAAATAATGGCCATTCTCATTACCCTCTATTATGATTTTTCCCTCAAGCTAAATAAGTCACCAAGGAATGGCCACAATCCATCTAGTACGTACCCtaacattttcatttatttatgttGTATTTAATCCGGATTTCTCTCTTACCCAACATGAGGTGACAAAGAGAAATTCCCGTGCGGAAAATCTTGTCATCAGCCCTAAGGACAAAGCTTTAAAGTTAGCTAAGACAGAACTGGGCTCTTAGGGCCTCCTGGTGCATGCATGCCCTTCTCTATCTTTTCAAGTTTtcagaacaaaaataaataaataaataaataaataaataataataataataataataataatgttatgaTGATCATCATTCATCACATCACACAAGTAATTGATGTTCACCATACATATCTGATATTGAAGACAGGCTCAAAATGCAAGGCAGTGTTGATTGGAGAAGTATCATTGTTGTGCGTATTGGATCAGGAAATGAGTGCATTGGAATAATATCATATGATGGGGGAATAATGTGAGGTGATCGATGAGCTAGCTTCACGACATTAATGATGTTACAATTGCATGCCAATGGCTGTATAGAACTACAGATTACATTGGATACTGGATGGGATGACagtagagccgtcaaaacggatTTTATTGATTATGTGGTCTTTAGGTAGGAGATAGGTTTCGATTTTAGAGGTCCGTCCCACTTGGTCCGTGGTCTAAGCAGGCATAGcctgcttatatatatatatatatatatatatatatatatgatcaggtgcggtcgtgctctcccgtgcggccgtgcggttcacaccactcaatgttacgaaatacaccactcaatgttaagaaacacaccacacaaatatgccctgtggtgtgtttcttaacattgtggtgtgtttcttaacattgagtggtgtatttcgtaacattgagtggtttGTGACCGCACgaccgcacctgaaattatatatatatatatatatatatatgtgtgtgtgtgtgtgtaaatagTGGGACTAGAATCTTATCATTACTATATTTTCGagtttgtaattattataaaatgaaccctactcttacaaattttgaataattataaaattctctgtattttttactaaaaccttcAACCATCAATGAACATTGATGACGGCTGAAGATCCATCTTCACTTTTTACAGGAGGACCATGTTTTTTCAAGTGAGAATACATATCATTTGAAGAGTAAGGACTTATATATCATAACTCTATAATGATGATAAGAAGTTAGTTTTATACTCCCTCTATCCCATGCTTGTTGATGGTGTTTGagtgaagttatttttaattctatttttcacaatattaagtttagtattagtatataaaatttatttatttagaaattacattaacggaattattaaacacataaacaaattaatttaaaatcattaaaaaaatactataaaatcattaaaatcaaCTATACGCAGTCTAAGCTAGTTTACCTCCCCATAATCTTTTGCTAACTAGGGTCACAATGCTTAATTTACTAAAACGCAACTTTAAGTAGTggttgtgaatttttttaaaaatcaatgaatttttgtttttttttaaagaaataaatcagTGGTATTGATAACAAAAATTTGAAACTGATAATATTTAGTCAGATTTGAGATGAATTTGAATAGTGTTAAACATGTGAGTACCTATCTGCTGTCTACCCtacttataaattaattataataggtTAACTATTTTGGggtgttttcttttttactccgtattttgcTAGATGtaccaaaagatatttataaCGAAAATATGGAATAATTATACTGTCTCCAAATTCACTATCACCGTACCTAgattttttcttttgacttCTCAATAGTAAGATATGTATTGTTTCGTCATATTTATTACGCATttatatttgtgtttgataagGACACAATACTTTTCCTTGCCCTACCGAATAAGGCAAAATTTTTCTCATCCTCTTCGTATTTCGGCCTAGCAATTTCATCCAGTAGAATGAAGGATTAAAATAAATGAGATATTCTGAAAGAAAAAGTtaatcaagtaaaaaaatttaacctCTTAACCCCTACTACAACTACAACAGATACATGCTTAATAACTATTTAAGCTACTTCATCTttaagtaatttttatatatatatatgttatttacttatatatagacatttaattactatatatatacaagggtcctCTATATGTGGGTGAGGTGGGGTGGGGGAGGGGACAACTGCCCACCATACTAGCTCCGCCCATGATTAGATGGATGGTCAATGTATGGTGTCCACAAAAAATCCACCATATTAAATGTAACTCCTACACTATAGGGATCAGGACTTGATCTTGTATCTTTGTCCACAACTTATCTATACTAcaactattaaaatttaatattgtgtCCTTACTCATAATTTAGTACCCAAGAACTAATTAAGTTGTTCATGTAGCCATATGTGCAGGAcacaatatttttcataattacaACTTTTCCTTCTGtaaataattcaatataattacaCAATAGTTCATGCCACAATTAACTACAAATCAATCACGACAACTCTTATTTTAAATTCTTCCATTAAAATCACTGTATGATATTCACTCATTTAGAGACAAGATCAAGGTTTGGTTTAAATCGAATTGGACACTGTAGCAAGCAAATAGAAATCGGAACTGTAGGAATATATAGTTTCGGTTACGGTTCATAATCTAAACCTAAAAGGttctaattcttgtttattaaaaatttgGAACTGGTTTATATTTCGAACTGAAAAAAGttgctaaaaaaattaattgttgaatttagactattttaaaaataaataataaaatttctatttttgaaaaaagttCAAACTAGAAACAAAACCTTCCTAAAAATTCAAGTTttgatttatcattttttaagaCCGACAAATCATGAACTTACGGTTCAAAACTAGAACTGGATCGCGGTCATATCTACTCATTGGCGTGACAATCTTAAAAAATAacctttttattttcatttgatgaATGTTCCCAATCATGAGTTAACAAGATTTCACACAATATTACAGAACGATTTTGTTTAAGAAAATATagtctctttctctcttttgagAGATATATAGTCTTTCTCTTTACATACAATATTCAATATATTCACCACTTTAAATTAATCCAAATTCATTCTGCGTTACGCTTGTAAAGTTTGACTCTTGTTTGGAAAAAATCTAACTCATAACCCTTTAGCACAAATATAGCATTTCTCTTAAACTGAATAAGAACTCTTTTGCCAACTACTTTGTAGTTTGAAGATACCTTTATTACCATTTTAAATGTGTGGTCACAAGATCAAAATTCCAATGGCAGATATTATCTTGTAAATAATCATTagtttttcaaagaaaaaaaaaactcttcttttttttggttattttctttttataactTTAACATTTGAACTTTTGTGTTCAATAGCAATTAAATatagttttcaaatatataatttttatgcactagcattaaattaaatattactaaaaaatttaaattgtaaataactttcgtcaaaatatattaataaaaaaatacataaaatgggATTGAGGAAGCATAAAAtttcagaaaaagaaaaaagatatgaACTCGTTTTAATTTGCTGAATTGGGAATATATACGTACAACATGGTTGATTTAGGTGGGGAAGATATGTTGGTTCGAACAAGATTCTTAAGAGCCAACACATCAATCAAATTTCTTGATTTAAATCGCACATGCAAGTATGTTTTCCATCTCATGCAAGGCAAATCATCACCTATTGTCTAAATTTAATTATCGTGAAGACTAaagatttatatttttgaattccAAACTTAAATGATTCTCACCGTTCCTATCTTGAGAACGGATGGAGGAGGTAAGTTACAAAATGTGCATCAAATGACTTACTAATACTTGTATATTAATGTCATAACAAGGTCAAATTTAAACTtcttttttggtcctttatAAATTCAAACCTTACACCAGTTTGTAACTGCTAACAAAATGCGAACTGTCCATTCCGTGCGAACGTACAAACTACTAAAGGGTTGCACCACACCTAGTACATAAATGCACTGCAACGGTCCCATGAGTTGTAGTTCCTTCAGTTTGCGCGTTCACACGGAAAAGGCAGTTCGCATCTGATcaagacacacacacacacacatacatatataacagATCAAATGCGAAGGATTGCTTAGGTAAAATATAGAGTTTAATCTCATTTATTAATCCCGTCCAAATCAAGGATGTAGAatgaagatatttttttttttaaatgtggtgGCATTagtgtaattttgtgtaagttcatatatatatatatatatatatatatatatatatatatatatatattggaatgTCCACGAGGTATCCTGAGCATGCCCTTTTAAcaggaggcacctttaagcccgtaccatactcagactaatccccgCTCGCACCgggccggcccaattaaggggcaaagtgctgaCCATATTgagttcatatttttttttgactttggttgcattttttcattcttttcagtgcacatttttctttcttcgaatgcatatttttgtctcttctagaGTACAGTTTATCCTTTTGAGTACACATTGTTGTCTTTCAGCCAGCAAATAATACTGGgtaattaaattttacattGTGATTCTAGCCAGCAAATAACCACAAGAAGGTAATGTTGTCTATAGTTAAtcggttcaaaaaaaaaactaataggCCACTCATTCTAGAAGTTAAACTTTTAACATTACAGTTACCAAGTCAATAACCTGACGGatagatttaaaaatatttaatttcgtAAAATTGATTTCCCCCCAAACAATTTTGAGTGGAGTCCTATGTTcatcaaagaaaaaagaaatctcATGCTTGCTACTTAATTAGTATCATTATATGCTGGTAGCtagataaatatatttttaaacccTTAGCTTCTTCAAGCATGAAATCCTTTGCCACATAAAGAGTAGACAAAGTTTTTCAAATTACATACCAATGTCCGTAGTTGTTGTTTATCCCAAGTCTATCATTATAAGTCTACTAGTGAAAATAAGACCCAAAATTCAACTGCAACGTATacataacaatataataattacaattacacattaatataataaagtttaattttttgaattgtgtATCTTTATAGGTATGACTTAGACAGTTAGACAGCCTCCATCATAGTACCAAACACATTTGTTTTGCATATTTAGGTTTGAAAAACGTAAGAAAACTTTTGTTACCTTCGATGCACCTTTGGGCTTTATACCCCCCACTGCCCCTCCAATAACTTTACACAATCTACAAAATTTTCTAAAGCTTCTTTTTGGCGCATCAAATCTTTTGCATTTTGACACAAAGTCTTGccaataaattttcaaaatcactttttaaaataaaggtaAGAAGAATGGGAAATGTACTGGATGTGGACTTGCATATACTCTAAGCTTAATTTGAATCTTCCACAGGCTTTGGTCTGTTCTTGTCCCCTTTACACGTATTATTGCTTCCAGCTTTTCTTCTATAAGGAGAGTGAAgcctaaacatttttatttcttcatttttgggCAAGCTAGCTAGGTagacaattcatattctatgcAATCTCATTTTGATATCATACACACCATACAATATGTgtaaattgttttaatttgacattagacgagattgaaaattattaatttttcataacatGAATCATTGTCGTTGAGTATTAGGATATCCATCTTCAATGCATCTCCTCTTTATTCCTTTCACATTAGTATAATTGTTCACAACTGTCCTACCCGCCAGCGAGCACATGCATAGCACACATCCTAGTAGGGGCAGTgtacaaatcaaaattttcacGACATGCATAACTCTAGTGAGTGTTAGGCATCTCCTCTTTACTTCTTTTACATTAGCAACAAAacagaagaaaggaaaaaaaaaaaaaaaagattagttAAGTAAGTGATGGATAGTTATTCGCCACTTTATTACTCCCCAATCCCCAACAAGCACTCAAGGGTGCAGGGGCGGGGGGGCACGCACAGCGTGACCACAAGGTGAGGAGCATCTATTCACTCTACACCTTATCTTTCTTTTCTCTTcacattatgtttttatttagaTGGAACAATTTTCTTCTGAATTAGAGATGCCCTTAATATTATAGACATCGGTCAATCATGTAAAAGTTATCGCGCAACATATGCATAACTCAAATTAAAGCCATGAGAGCTCTCAAGAaagatggaaaaatgagaaGTTGTCCTCAAAGGGTATCTTCTTTTTTGGATTAGAGGCTAAAGCTAAGGGGTTTGACAGAAGAGATTGTCAGTGATGGAGAGTGTACGATGACTATTACTATGAGGAGTAGTAGTAGTTACATGAGAATTTACTGTTTCTTGTGAGATGCACCTTCTTGGGTGGGAGAAAGCGACAAAATCTccactctatatatattttggcaACATATCAGTCTTTGAACGCAGGCTAGTAGTAAGTTTCCTTTATTTTGCTATGTTGGAAACAGACTGTTGTTGACAATTGACCAAACAATCCCTTAGAAGTTATCAAAATGCCACTACACTTCACTTGGTTGTTGTTTTTCCCCCTTTTAACTTGGAAAAACTACCTAATAGTGATAGGTATATTCTTGGTTTAGTTTTTATCCTTCTTGTTCTGTTGTTTTCCAAACTTTCACTTTGCTtcaacaaatatttatttattctaaagTAGTTAAGTTAAGTTCATTAGCTAATATAAGTTTCAGTTTGGGCTTTGTGTACCCAGAATTGTGCAGTTTGGTGTTGAGTTTTTGATCTAGATTGACTCAAATTTTCTCTTCATACGTTTGGGATGGATGGGATTTAGACTATAGTTCGACAAAGTCAGAAAATCTAAATTATCTAAAAAGAATAAACATGACAATGTGCATTACCATGCTTTAGCAAATAATCAATTGAACAATGAAATatgttgatttttaaaaaaaaaaaaaatattgtactaGTAATCCAGTTTACAAAGTGAGACTCACCTAATTAAGTTTTGATTGAactttatacattatatataactatataagacAGCTCTTCTAAAAGCATTTGCATACACAACGATTTAATACCCTCTTTTATTGTTAGTTATTCCATTCAATACCCTCTTTTATTGTTAGTTATTCCATTGAACCATGCATAGAATTGGCCATGTGTCCATATCCAAATGAAACAAAAACACACTTCCATTACcacttttcatttattattataatatattacatacaataatgtttttatatagtGTTCTGTTATATTATACTGAAAAATACGACTATCCGCAAAATAAagttattaacttattttgatTGGTCGGTAAGTTGAGTTGTATAAATTCCGCTCTAATGTAACAGTCCAAACCACCCCACGGTATAAACTCCACTCATATGCGCTCCTATGTAATAACTCACAAACCATCATACTCCTATGTAATAGCTCAAAAATCACACAAGAGAAGTAAACAACACTAGGAAGATCCTGTGCGCGACGAACTCGATTAAGAAgatattgataaaaattaaactcatagaCTTCTGTGTGAGAATCATACTCCACAACTTGATAAATTAAACTTTTCAGGGCACTACGCCTCTATCTCATTATATAAAGTAGATGGTTAGGGGagttgtattttaatttatagattATACAATAAGAGAGACTATTGGTAGCCGAAATGAATAATTCCTACCAACTTAATTCttgattataataatttaaatattggaTTTGTTGTTGAGTAGAGTACTAGGAGAAAATTAAAGCATGAaagtttattataataattattatgagtgGGAGAAAATTACTGATGATAGCTGCAGTAGccaataatttacataatattattagaacagaaaattaaatagttacttaattaatttaacCTAACATCGGTGATATCAAACCAGATTTGTTTGAACACCTTGATGATCAAATCATGGTACTCATTAGAGTTGAGAGACAGATAGCAAGCAAGAAGATTTTCCAAGTCTTTGGATGCTCTGATGTTGTTCTCCACTATCATCTCCACCATTGATTCCCTGAAATCTCTCTGTGGATCCTTAGATGACTTCACCACCGCGAAGCTTTTGGCCGCAGCAATGCTCGTGCTTCTTCTCCCCTGCAGGATTCTCCGGTTGCCGCCGATGATTCTCGGGGAATTTGTTCTCAGTTTCACGCCGCCCCCCGGCGAGTTCCCGGAGAATCTTCGAACAGGGCACGCCCTCTGTTCTTTCGCTGTCTTGCATGATGGATTTGGTTGGGGTTTTATCCTTAGATTGTTGAGGGATTCGTCGAATTTTTTGCCGGGTTTTGTTATGATGGGAGGGAGGTCGATTTTTGAAACGGAATCGAAGTCGTGAAGTTCGTGATCGGGCGACAGGGAGAGGGAATCTTGGTCGGGGGCGCGGCGGGGGACGAGGGAATCTTGGTCGGAGGAGAAGGAGGTGGTGCTGTCGAGGGGGGAATATTCTGGGTAGTCTTCAGGGGTGGAATCGGGCTTAGTCCAGACGGATGATTCCATGGAGGGGCGGCAGCTACAAGCGGCGGAGACGGCGGTGGTTCTGCCGCTGCTCCGCCGCTTCTTGGGGCGTTTATTGGCGGATTTTCGTGGGGGGTCCGGCGAAATGTGCGGTGGCGGCGGCGGGGGACAACTTAAGTGTCTGGAGAAATAGTACGATTTTCTGTGGGTTGTTTTGGTTGATGAATaggatgatgaggatgatgtgGGGGGCTGCTGGTTTTGATGATGTTTTTTGATACAAttgatgttgttgttgatgttgtGATTTCTTCCACTTTTTTTGGCCTTGCCCATGCCCTTCTTCAGCTTGTGAAACCAAGCATTTGGTATCATGTCTGATAATCTAAACCTATGATtccccatctctctctctctctctctctctctctgtttctTGATTTTACTATGCTTCTGTCTTTCTTTTAAGAGTGTGACTCAACAGGTTGTTGCATGTGGGGAGGGGATACAAGGAGgataaatagagagagagagagggtggaGTAGGGGGTGGGGTCCAttatggaagaaaaaaatatgtcataaatcaattagattattaagcctgcttttatttaattatttctaGTACCCACAATGAGCATTCCAAATTAGGTAAAATTCACACACTACTACTTTCAATGTTCAATCTTATTTAATTGTTCACaatccgcaaattatattgtggaccatggtcattgTTGAtattgcagttatgttgaactgatactgcagttgtgttgaaaagaaactgcagttgtgcggaatAGAGGTCATTCATCCGCTCaatacaactgcaatatcagttcaacacaactgcagtatccgttc
This region of Ipomoea triloba cultivar NCNSP0323 chromosome 15, ASM357664v1 genomic DNA includes:
- the LOC116007242 gene encoding transcription repressor OFP2-like, with protein sequence MGNHRFRLSDMIPNAWFHKLKKGMGKAKKSGRNHNINNNINCIKKHHQNQQPPTSSSSSYSSTKTTHRKSYYFSRHLSCPPPPPPHISPDPPRKSANKRPKKRRSSGRTTAVSAACSCRPSMESSVWTKPDSTPEDYPEYSPLDSTTSFSSDQDSLVPRRAPDQDSLSLSPDHELHDFDSVSKIDLPPIITKPGKKFDESLNNLRIKPQPNPSCKTAKEQRACPVRRFSGNSPGGGVKLRTNSPRIIGGNRRILQGRRSTSIAAAKSFAVVKSSKDPQRDFRESMVEMIVENNIRASKDLENLLACYLSLNSNEYHDLIIKVFKQIWFDITDVRLN